A single region of the Pseudomonas solani genome encodes:
- a CDS encoding ATP-binding protein, with protein MLPRSLRIALLTLLLFAGLLLTMHLAGRHAERQALREEGQQAGAQLGLYADALSTLIDRYRALPAVLALDPELREALQQPLSPELQQRLNLKLERINGAAHSSTLELMRSDGLAIAASNWRLPTSYVGHNYGFRPYFLQTRTHGTGRFYAVGVVSGIPGYFLSHAIHDETGHFLGAIVVKLEFPEIEQQWRERPDTILVSDAKGIVFIANQPQWRYRELAPIDAAQRAELAATRQYDKKPLTPLVHRTLDDFGDDSRLVRVQGPDGEADYLWESLALPSEGWTLHLLHRPQNAAGNARDASLAAGGLWLALFFLALFLHQRWRLARLRRQSHDELERLVEQRTAALRTAQDGLVQAAKLAALGQMSAALAHEINQPLTALHMHLGSLRLMLDNGQLEQARNALGRHDELLQRMAALTGHLKTYARQSPGGLREKLELGSVVDKALQLLAPRLRDSAVHIEQHPRPLAWVQGDAIRLEQVLVNLLRNALDAVAGQAEPRIDIRLQRDDAHWCLEVADNGGGIPEATLAQVFDPFFTTKPVGEGLGLGLAVSYAIVHELGGRLSAGNRDAGAVFRLCLPIFDPAEEQP; from the coding sequence GTGCTGCCCCGTTCCCTGCGCATCGCCCTGCTGACCCTGCTGCTGTTCGCCGGCCTGCTGCTGACGATGCACCTGGCCGGCCGCCACGCCGAGCGCCAGGCCCTGCGTGAGGAGGGCCAGCAGGCCGGCGCCCAGCTGGGCCTCTACGCCGACGCGCTGAGCACCCTGATCGACCGCTACCGCGCCCTGCCCGCCGTGCTCGCCCTCGACCCGGAACTGCGCGAAGCCCTGCAGCAACCGCTGTCACCCGAGCTGCAGCAGCGCCTCAATCTCAAGCTGGAACGCATCAACGGCGCCGCCCACTCCTCCACCCTCGAGCTGATGCGCAGCGACGGCCTGGCCATCGCCGCCAGCAACTGGCGCCTGCCCACCAGCTACGTGGGCCACAACTACGGCTTCCGCCCCTACTTCCTGCAGACCCGCACCCACGGCACCGGGCGCTTCTACGCGGTGGGCGTGGTCAGCGGCATCCCCGGCTACTTCCTTTCCCACGCCATCCACGACGAAACCGGCCACTTCCTCGGCGCCATCGTGGTGAAGCTGGAGTTCCCCGAGATCGAACAGCAGTGGCGCGAGCGCCCGGACACCATCCTGGTCAGCGACGCCAAGGGCATCGTCTTCATCGCCAACCAGCCGCAGTGGCGCTACCGCGAACTGGCGCCGATCGACGCCGCGCAACGTGCCGAACTGGCCGCCACCCGCCAGTACGACAAGAAGCCGCTGACGCCCCTGGTGCACCGCACCCTCGATGACTTCGGCGACGACAGCCGCCTGGTGCGCGTGCAGGGCCCCGATGGCGAGGCCGACTACCTGTGGGAATCCCTGGCGCTGCCCAGCGAAGGCTGGACCCTGCACCTGCTGCACCGCCCGCAGAACGCCGCCGGCAACGCCCGCGACGCCAGCCTGGCCGCTGGCGGGCTGTGGCTGGCGCTGTTCTTCCTCGCCCTGTTCCTGCACCAGCGCTGGCGCCTGGCGCGGCTGCGCCGGCAGAGCCACGACGAACTCGAACGCCTGGTGGAACAGCGCACCGCCGCCCTGCGCACCGCCCAGGACGGCCTGGTGCAGGCGGCCAAGCTGGCGGCTCTGGGGCAGATGTCCGCCGCCCTCGCCCACGAGATCAACCAGCCGCTCACCGCTCTGCACATGCACCTGGGCAGCCTGCGCCTGATGCTCGACAACGGCCAGCTGGAGCAGGCGCGTAACGCCCTCGGCCGCCACGACGAACTGCTGCAACGCATGGCCGCCCTCACCGGCCACCTGAAGACCTATGCCCGGCAGAGCCCCGGCGGCCTGCGCGAGAAGCTGGAGCTGGGCAGCGTGGTGGACAAGGCCCTGCAGCTGCTGGCGCCGCGCCTGCGTGACAGTGCCGTGCACATCGAACAGCACCCGCGCCCATTGGCCTGGGTGCAGGGCGATGCCATCCGCCTGGAGCAGGTGCTGGTCAACCTGCTGCGCAACGCCCTCGACGCGGTCGCCGGCCAGGCCGAGCCGCGCATCGACATCCGCCTGCAACGGGACGATGCCCACTGGTGCCTGGAGGTCGCCGACAACGGCGGCGGCATCCCCGAGGCCACCCTGGCCCAGGTGTTCGACCCCTTCTTCACCACCAAGCCGGTGGGCGAAGGGCTCGGCCTCGGCCTGGCGGTTTCCTATGCCATCGTCCATGAACTGGGGGGCCGGCTGAGCGCCGGTAACCGTGACGCCGGCGCGGTGTTCCGCCTGTGCCTGCCCATCTTTGATCCTGCCGAGGAGCAGCCATGA
- a CDS encoding sigma-54-dependent transcriptional regulator — MTPNLIFVDDEAAIREAVREWLELSGFTVRLCASAAECLDGLDADFEGVVISDLRMPGMDGMALLEAVQALDRELPFLLVTGHGDVPQAVEAMRLGAYDFIEKPFTPERLLGSLRRALEKRRLTQENRRLRRQVDDRTRLDGQLMGFSRPMEQLRRQVLDLAQTPVNILLRGDTGSGKELVARCLHEFGPRAGKPFVALNCAAIPENLFESELFGHESGAFTGAQGKRIGKLEHADGGTLFLDEIESMPLAQQVKLLRVLQEQQLERLGSNQSIRVDLRVIAATKPDLKEEVRAGRFREDLLYRLNVAELQLPALRERREDVPLLFEHFAALASERLGRPVPSLTPAELAQLLAHDWPGNVRELVNAAERHVLGLSTGGQVADNAAPSLAELMETYEAQCLRQALARSKGDIKAVMELLQLPRRTLNEKMQRHGLARGEFLPGDED, encoded by the coding sequence ATGACCCCGAACCTGATCTTCGTCGACGACGAGGCCGCGATCCGCGAAGCGGTGCGCGAGTGGCTGGAGCTCTCGGGCTTCACCGTGCGCCTGTGCGCCAGCGCCGCCGAATGCCTGGACGGGCTCGACGCCGACTTCGAGGGCGTGGTGATCAGCGACCTGCGCATGCCCGGCATGGACGGCATGGCCCTGCTGGAAGCGGTGCAGGCGCTGGACCGCGAGCTGCCCTTCCTGCTGGTCACCGGCCACGGCGACGTGCCCCAGGCGGTGGAGGCCATGCGCCTGGGCGCCTACGACTTCATCGAAAAACCCTTCACCCCCGAGCGCCTGCTGGGCAGCCTGCGCCGGGCCCTGGAAAAGCGCCGCCTGACCCAGGAGAACCGCCGCCTGCGTCGCCAGGTGGACGACCGCACCCGCCTCGATGGGCAACTGATGGGTTTCTCCCGCCCCATGGAACAGCTGCGCCGCCAGGTGCTGGACCTGGCCCAGACGCCGGTGAACATCCTCCTGCGCGGCGACACCGGCAGCGGCAAGGAACTGGTCGCCCGCTGCCTGCACGAGTTCGGCCCACGCGCCGGCAAGCCCTTCGTGGCGCTGAACTGCGCGGCCATCCCGGAGAACCTGTTCGAGAGCGAGCTGTTCGGCCATGAGAGCGGCGCCTTCACCGGTGCCCAGGGCAAACGCATCGGCAAGCTGGAACATGCCGACGGCGGCACCCTGTTTCTCGACGAGATCGAGAGCATGCCCCTGGCCCAGCAGGTGAAGCTGCTGCGCGTATTGCAGGAGCAGCAGCTGGAGCGCCTGGGCTCGAACCAGAGCATCCGCGTCGACCTGCGGGTGATCGCCGCCACCAAACCGGACCTCAAGGAGGAAGTGCGCGCCGGGCGCTTCCGCGAAGACCTGCTTTACCGCCTCAACGTCGCCGAGCTGCAGCTGCCCGCCCTGCGCGAGCGCCGCGAAGACGTGCCGCTGCTGTTCGAGCACTTCGCCGCCCTGGCCAGCGAACGCCTCGGCCGCCCGGTCCCGAGCCTCACCCCCGCCGAGCTGGCGCAACTACTGGCCCATGACTGGCCGGGCAACGTGCGCGAGCTGGTCAACGCCGCCGAGCGCCATGTGCTGGGGTTATCCACAGGCGGGCAAGTAGCCGACAACGCCGCGCCCTCCCTGGCCGAGCTGATGGAAACCTACGAGGCCCAATGCCTGCGCCAGGCCCTGGCCCGCAGCAAGGGCGACATCAAGGCAGTGATGGAACTGCTGCAACTGCCCCGCCGCACCCTCAACGAAAAGATGCAACGCCACGGCCTGGCCCGGGGCGAGTTCCTGCCGGGTGATGAAGACTGA
- a CDS encoding MFS transporter translates to MESTSTLTASAAPRTTSQRIKSIFSGSVGNLVEWYDWYVYAAFSLYFAKAFFPQGDLTAQLLNTAAIFAVGFLMRPIGGWLMGIYADRKGRKAALLASVLLMCFGSLIIALTPSYETIGIAAPILLVVARLLQGLSVGGEYGTSATYLSEMATKERRGFFSSFQYVTLISGQLIALAVLIILQQTLTTEQLESWGWRVPFFIGALCAVVAMFLRRGMEETESFTKKKDKPKESLLRTLMRHPKEVFTVIGLTMGGTLAFYTYTTYMQKYLVNTVGMSKNDSTMISAATLFLFMLLQPLVGALSDKVGRRPILIAFGVLGTLFTYPILSTLHTIDTWWGAFFLIMAALIIVSGYTSINAVVKAELFPTEIRALGVGLPYALTVSIFGGTAEYVALWFKSIGMESGFYWYVTACIACSLLVYVFMKDTRTHSRMNDD, encoded by the coding sequence ATGGAAAGCACCAGCACCCTGACTGCCTCAGCAGCACCCCGCACCACCTCGCAACGCATCAAATCCATTTTCAGCGGCTCGGTGGGCAACCTGGTCGAGTGGTACGACTGGTACGTCTACGCCGCCTTCTCGCTGTATTTCGCCAAGGCCTTCTTCCCTCAGGGCGACCTGACCGCCCAGCTCCTGAACACCGCCGCGATCTTCGCCGTGGGCTTCCTGATGCGCCCGATCGGCGGCTGGCTGATGGGCATCTACGCCGACCGCAAGGGCCGCAAAGCCGCGCTGCTGGCCTCGGTCCTGCTGATGTGCTTCGGCTCGCTGATCATCGCGCTGACCCCCAGCTATGAAACCATCGGCATCGCCGCGCCCATCCTGCTGGTGGTCGCCCGCCTGCTGCAGGGCCTGTCGGTCGGTGGCGAATACGGCACCTCGGCCACCTACCTGTCGGAGATGGCGACCAAGGAGCGTCGCGGCTTCTTCTCCAGCTTCCAGTACGTGACCCTGATCTCCGGCCAGCTCATCGCCCTGGCGGTGCTGATCATCCTCCAGCAGACCCTCACCACCGAGCAGCTGGAAAGCTGGGGCTGGCGCGTGCCCTTCTTCATCGGCGCCCTGTGCGCGGTGGTGGCGATGTTCCTGCGTCGCGGCATGGAAGAGACCGAGTCCTTCACCAAGAAGAAGGACAAGCCGAAGGAAAGCCTGCTGCGCACCCTGATGCGCCACCCCAAGGAAGTGTTCACCGTGATCGGCCTGACCATGGGCGGCACCCTGGCCTTCTACACCTACACCACCTACATGCAGAAATACCTGGTCAACACGGTCGGCATGAGCAAGAACGACTCGACCATGATCTCGGCCGCCACCCTGTTCCTGTTCATGCTGCTGCAGCCCCTGGTGGGCGCGCTCTCGGACAAGGTCGGCCGCCGTCCGATCCTGATCGCCTTTGGCGTGCTGGGCACCCTGTTCACCTACCCGATCCTCAGCACCCTGCACACCATCGATACCTGGTGGGGCGCGTTCTTCCTGATCATGGCGGCGCTGATCATCGTCAGCGGCTACACCTCGATCAACGCCGTGGTGAAGGCCGAGCTGTTCCCCACCGAGATCCGTGCCCTGGGCGTGGGCCTGCCCTACGCGCTGACCGTGTCCATCTTCGGCGGCACCGCCGAGTACGTGGCGCTGTGGTTCAAGAGCATCGGCATGGAGAGCGGCTTCTACTGGTACGTGACCGCCTGCATCGCCTGCTCGCTGCTGGTGTACGTGTTCATGAAGGACACCCGCACCCACTCGCGGATGAACGACGATTGA
- a CDS encoding CobW family GTP-binding protein translates to MLAHIPTHLVAGPLGAGKTSLIRHLLAQRPSDERWAVLINEFGLVGLDAALLETGDDGIALAEVAGGCLCCVNGAPFQVGLGRLLRKARPDRLFIEPSGLGHPAELMRQLREPPWEGVLALQPSLLVLDAAALARGDALPDSQRDALEGAGLLVLNKAENLDADTREQVAEQLPRLPLSWTVQGRLPLADLPGLEARAGAAVDNPALPTGQAAPPALWINPGQPIIQAQGAADGWTIGWRWHPSQTFELMRVQLWLASLGWRRAKLVIHSNAGWLSGNALDGAPLHWQASEWRKDSRLELIFSTPQDEEALKAGFEACRLT, encoded by the coding sequence ATGCTTGCCCATATCCCCACCCACCTGGTGGCCGGCCCCCTGGGCGCCGGCAAGACCAGTCTCATCCGCCACCTCCTGGCGCAGCGCCCCAGCGACGAGCGCTGGGCGGTGCTGATCAACGAATTCGGCCTGGTCGGCCTGGACGCCGCGCTGCTGGAAACCGGCGACGACGGCATCGCCCTGGCCGAGGTGGCCGGTGGCTGCCTGTGCTGCGTCAACGGCGCGCCCTTCCAGGTCGGGCTCGGTCGCCTGCTGCGCAAGGCCCGGCCGGACCGACTGTTCATCGAACCGTCTGGCCTCGGCCACCCCGCCGAGCTGATGCGCCAGCTGCGCGAGCCGCCTTGGGAAGGCGTGCTGGCCCTGCAGCCGAGCCTGCTGGTGCTGGATGCCGCCGCCCTGGCCCGTGGCGATGCCCTGCCCGACAGCCAGCGCGATGCCCTCGAAGGCGCCGGCCTGCTGGTGCTGAACAAGGCCGAGAACCTCGATGCCGATACCCGCGAGCAGGTGGCCGAGCAACTACCTCGCTTGCCACTGAGCTGGACGGTGCAGGGCCGCCTGCCCCTGGCCGACCTGCCGGGGCTCGAGGCCAGGGCCGGTGCCGCTGTGGATAACCCGGCCCTGCCCACTGGCCAGGCGGCTCCGCCCGCGCTGTGGATAAACCCCGGGCAGCCCATCATCCAGGCACAAGGTGCGGCGGATGGCTGGACCATCGGCTGGCGCTGGCACCCCTCCCAGACCTTCGAGCTGATGCGCGTGCAGCTGTGGCTGGCGAGCCTCGGCTGGCGCCGCGCCAAGCTGGTTATCCACAGCAACGCCGGCTGGCTGTCCGGCAATGCCCTGGACGGCGCGCCGCTTCACTGGCAGGCCAGCGAATGGCGCAAGGACTCGCGGCTGGAGCTGATCTTCTCCACGCCCCAGGACGAGGAAGCGCTCAAGGCTGGATTCGAAGCCTGTCGGCTGACTTGA
- a CDS encoding NADH:ubiquinone oxidoreductase → MRLCLLPLLLVLCADALAEACIVHSQSDQLDVKVCQQNRSIPPQLFRDGFCKPQMPGQKVEVSYADQCPSGAFGVCSNAQVSNIAYRQDIHYYGVVTDARYLKPFCEGQSKGTWESPSSSAGNSPDVQ, encoded by the coding sequence ATGCGTCTCTGCCTACTGCCCCTGCTGCTGGTCCTGTGCGCCGATGCGCTGGCCGAGGCCTGCATCGTCCACAGCCAGAGCGACCAGCTCGATGTGAAGGTCTGCCAGCAGAACCGCAGCATCCCGCCGCAGCTGTTCCGCGACGGCTTCTGCAAGCCGCAGATGCCCGGGCAGAAGGTGGAGGTGAGCTACGCCGACCAGTGCCCGAGCGGTGCCTTCGGCGTGTGCAGCAACGCCCAGGTGAGCAACATCGCCTACCGCCAGGACATCCACTACTACGGCGTGGTCACCGACGCGCGCTACCTCAAGCCCTTCTGCGAGGGGCAGAGCAAGGGAACCTGGGAAAGCCCATCGTCATCAGCCGGTAACAGCCCTGATGTGCAATAG
- a CDS encoding DUF1826 domain-containing protein — translation MQALALRPQPRVATSDNLAVLSEALRDEVNLAVWERRLPLHISDYAQCLLGLGEPLSESLTLELPDPEATLDLDSLARRFADIDGHAAFLADVAWLVRAFACLLDARRIGLRLRRLDRAMCPRYHVDHVPLRLITTYAGVGSHWLQEGQMPRSRLGDPAAEPKAVPAGQTLAPGHVALFKGEKWLGNEGRGVIHRSPDVMPGDARLLLTLDWLA, via the coding sequence ATGCAAGCCCTGGCCTTGCGCCCCCAACCCCGGGTGGCGACCAGCGACAACCTGGCAGTGTTGAGCGAAGCGCTGCGCGACGAGGTCAACCTCGCCGTGTGGGAGCGCCGCCTGCCCCTGCACATCAGCGACTACGCCCAGTGCCTGCTGGGGCTCGGGGAGCCGCTGAGCGAGTCCCTGACCCTGGAGCTGCCAGACCCTGAAGCCACCCTCGACCTGGACAGCCTGGCCCGGCGCTTCGCCGACATCGACGGACATGCCGCCTTCCTCGCCGACGTCGCCTGGCTGGTGCGCGCCTTCGCCTGCCTGCTGGATGCGCGGCGCATCGGCCTGCGCCTGCGCCGCCTGGACCGCGCCATGTGCCCGCGCTACCACGTCGACCATGTACCGCTGCGGCTGATCACCACCTATGCCGGTGTGGGCAGCCACTGGCTGCAGGAAGGGCAGATGCCACGCAGCCGCCTGGGTGACCCCGCCGCCGAGCCGAAGGCCGTGCCGGCCGGGCAGACCCTGGCGCCGGGTCATGTGGCGTTGTTCAAGGGCGAAAAGTGGCTGGGCAACGAGGGGCGAGGGGTTATCCACAGGTCGCCCGACGTCATGCCGGGTGATGCGCGCCTGCTGCTGACCCTGGACTGGCTGGCCTGA
- the zigA gene encoding zinc metallochaperone GTPase ZigA yields MTARLPVTLLSGFLGAGKSTLLNHVLKNRENLRVAVIVNDMSEINIDGSEVQRDVSLNRAEERLVEMSNGCICCTLREDLLEEVSRLAGEGRFDYLLIESTGISEPLPVAETFTFRDEQGQSLSDLARLDTLVTVVDGVNFLRDFHEAQSLASRGETLGEEDERSITDLLIEQVEFADVILISKIDLISQAEREELTAILSRLNTHAEILPMSMGQVPLEKILDTGRFDFDRAAEAPGWLKELRGEHVPETEAYGIASTAYRARRPFHPERFHAFLNREWSNGRLLRSKGFFWLASAWREAGSWSQAGGLMRYGHAGRWWRFVPREQWPTDEDGLGAVMKHWDAEVGDCRQELVFIGQGIDFERLHAELDACLLDATEMAQGVEGWARLPDPFGGLVGEAA; encoded by the coding sequence ATGACCGCCCGACTCCCCGTCACCCTGCTTTCCGGCTTCCTCGGCGCTGGCAAGAGCACCCTGCTCAACCACGTGCTGAAGAACCGCGAAAACCTGCGCGTCGCCGTGATCGTCAACGACATGAGCGAAATCAACATCGACGGCAGCGAGGTGCAGCGCGACGTCAGCCTCAACCGCGCCGAGGAGCGCCTGGTGGAGATGAGCAACGGCTGCATCTGCTGCACCCTGCGCGAAGACCTGCTGGAAGAGGTCAGCCGCCTCGCCGGCGAAGGGCGCTTCGACTACCTGCTGATCGAATCCACCGGCATCTCCGAACCGTTGCCGGTGGCGGAGACTTTCACCTTCCGCGACGAGCAGGGCCAGAGCCTGTCCGACCTGGCGCGGCTGGACACCCTGGTCACCGTAGTCGACGGCGTGAACTTCCTGCGTGACTTCCACGAAGCGCAAAGCCTCGCCAGCCGTGGCGAAACCCTGGGTGAGGAAGACGAGCGCTCCATCACCGACCTGCTGATCGAGCAGGTGGAGTTCGCCGACGTCATCCTCATCAGCAAGATCGACCTCATCAGCCAGGCCGAGCGCGAGGAGCTGACCGCCATCCTCAGCCGCCTCAACACCCACGCCGAGATCCTGCCCATGAGCATGGGCCAGGTGCCCCTGGAGAAGATTCTCGACACTGGCCGCTTCGACTTCGATCGTGCCGCCGAAGCCCCCGGCTGGCTCAAGGAACTGCGCGGCGAGCACGTGCCGGAAACCGAGGCCTATGGCATCGCCTCCACCGCCTACCGGGCGCGCCGGCCCTTCCACCCCGAGCGCTTCCACGCATTCCTCAATCGTGAATGGAGCAACGGCCGGCTGCTGCGCTCCAAGGGCTTCTTCTGGCTGGCCAGCGCCTGGCGCGAGGCGGGCAGCTGGTCCCAGGCCGGCGGGCTGATGCGCTACGGGCATGCCGGGCGCTGGTGGCGCTTCGTGCCGCGCGAGCAGTGGCCGACGGACGAAGACGGCTTGGGCGCGGTGATGAAGCACTGGGATGCGGAGGTGGGCGATTGCCGCCAGGAGCTGGTGTTCATCGGCCAGGGCATCGACTTCGAGCGGCTGCACGCCGAGCTGGACGCCTGCCTGCTGGATGCCACCGAGATGGCCCAGGGCGTGGAGGGCTGGGCGCGCCTGCCCGACCCCTTCGGCGGCCTGGTCGGGGAGGCCGCCTGA
- the dksA gene encoding RNA polymerase-binding protein DksA, which yields MPDLPFSEQELLDQPADRYMDDAQQTYFRLLLLTERDDLRARIDEEIDELREAQPASDDVDIASREEQRQWQLRRLEREKKLLDKIDGALDRLARGEYGWCLETGEPIGLRRLLLRPTAELCIEAKERQEQRERHRREA from the coding sequence ATGCCCGATCTTCCCTTCAGCGAGCAGGAACTGCTCGACCAGCCCGCCGACCGCTACATGGACGACGCCCAGCAGACCTACTTCCGCCTGCTGCTGCTGACGGAACGCGATGACCTGCGTGCCCGCATCGACGAAGAAATCGACGAGCTGCGCGAAGCGCAACCGGCCAGCGACGACGTCGACATCGCCAGCCGCGAGGAGCAGCGCCAATGGCAGCTGCGCCGCCTGGAGCGGGAAAAGAAGCTGCTCGACAAGATCGACGGCGCCCTCGATCGCCTGGCCCGTGGCGAATACGGCTGGTGCCTGGAGACCGGCGAGCCCATCGGCCTGCGCCGCCTGCTGCTGCGCCCGACCGCCGAACTGTGCATCGAAGCCAAGGAACGCCAGGAACAACGCGAGCGCCACCGGCGCGAAGCCTGA
- the folE2 gene encoding GTP cyclohydrolase FolE2 — MNIQTLPDMAIQNAPCHGALDWVGMGDIALPLILCGQPVQARVDIGVSLDDANTRGIHMSRLYLALGEELGNRPATLPALRQLLQRCLDSHEGLSRSASLVLRGELLLERTALVSALSGYKAYPFEIAVRLDPWGFHVELQAEVGYSSTCPCSAALSRQATQNAFAQHFAKRLASFEEVHEWLGSQAGMPATPHSQRSQAHLRVRLTGDELPLVELLDSAEAALGTALQTAVKRADEQAFAIANGHNLLFCEDAARRLDQALKALPWVEAHRLRVVHAESLHAHDAVACASWGWALGGQALMSGAP, encoded by the coding sequence ATGAACATCCAGACCCTGCCCGACATGGCCATCCAGAACGCCCCCTGCCACGGCGCCCTCGACTGGGTGGGCATGGGGGATATCGCCCTGCCCCTTATCCTCTGCGGCCAACCGGTACAGGCGCGGGTGGATATAGGCGTCAGCCTCGACGATGCCAATACGCGGGGCATCCATATGTCACGGCTGTACCTGGCGCTGGGTGAGGAGCTGGGCAACAGGCCGGCGACCCTGCCCGCGCTGCGCCAGCTGCTGCAGCGCTGCCTGGACAGCCACGAAGGCCTTTCCCGCAGCGCTTCCCTGGTGCTGCGTGGCGAGCTGTTGCTGGAGCGCACGGCGCTGGTAAGCGCGCTGTCCGGCTACAAGGCTTATCCTTTCGAGATCGCTGTACGCTTGGATCCATGGGGGTTTCACGTGGAACTGCAGGCCGAGGTGGGCTATTCATCCACCTGCCCCTGCTCCGCGGCACTGTCACGCCAGGCGACACAGAATGCCTTCGCCCAGCACTTCGCCAAGCGCCTGGCGTCCTTCGAGGAGGTGCATGAGTGGCTGGGCAGCCAGGCGGGCATGCCGGCGACGCCCCACAGCCAGCGCAGCCAGGCGCACCTGCGTGTCCGTCTTACTGGCGATGAGCTGCCCCTGGTGGAGCTGCTGGACAGCGCCGAAGCAGCCCTGGGTACCGCCCTGCAGACGGCGGTCAAACGTGCCGACGAGCAGGCCTTCGCAATAGCCAATGGCCACAATCTGCTGTTCTGCGAAGACGCCGCCCGGCGCCTGGACCAGGCCCTGAAGGCCCTGCCCTGGGTGGAGGCGCACAGGCTACGCGTGGTCCACGCGGAGAGCCTGCATGCCCACGATGCGGTGGCCTGCGCCAGCTGGGGATGGGCGCTTGGCGGTCAGGCGCTCATGAGTGGCGCTCCGTGA
- the glmS gene encoding glutamine--fructose-6-phosphate transaminase (isomerizing): MCGIVGAVAERNITAILVEGLKRLEYRGYDSAGVAVLDNEGVLQRRRRVGKVSELEQALAEQPLAGRLGIAHTRWATHGAPTEHNAHPHFSGDLALVHNGIIENHEALRAQLKGQGYVFTSDTDTEVIVHLLHHTLGEAGDLAVALKAVVPQLHGAYGLAVINRAQPDRLLAARSGSPLVIGLGLGENFLASDQLALRQVTDRFMYLEEGDIAEIRRDSVQVWDQQGNPVQRESVQYHEGAEAADKGEYRHFMLKEIHEQPKVVQRTLEGRLGSDHVLVQAFGPQAAELFAKVRNVQIVACGTSYHAGMVARYWLEELAGIPCQVEVASEFRYRKVVVQPDTLFVTISQSGETADTLAALRNARAGGYLASLAICNVGTSSLVRESDLTLLTLAGPEIGVASTKAFTTQLVALLLLTLSLGQVRGTLDKAEEARLVEALRRLPTHLGEALAMDKTVEKVAELFAEKHHTLFLGRGAQYPVAMEGALKLKEISYIHAEAYPAGELKHGPLALVDADMPVVTVAPNNELVEKLKSNLQEVRARGGQLVVFADREAGIDNGEGTHVVAMPHILDALAPILYTLPLQLLSYYVAVLKGTDVDQPRNLAKSVTVE, translated from the coding sequence ATGTGTGGCATCGTCGGCGCAGTGGCTGAACGGAATATCACCGCCATCCTCGTGGAAGGCCTCAAGCGTCTCGAATACCGCGGTTACGACAGCGCCGGCGTCGCCGTGCTGGACAACGAAGGCGTGCTCCAGCGCCGCCGCCGCGTCGGCAAGGTCAGCGAGCTGGAACAGGCCCTGGCCGAGCAGCCCCTGGCCGGCCGCCTGGGCATCGCGCACACCCGCTGGGCCACCCACGGTGCGCCCACCGAGCACAACGCCCACCCGCACTTCTCCGGCGACCTGGCCCTGGTGCACAACGGCATCATCGAGAACCACGAAGCGCTGCGCGCCCAGCTCAAGGGCCAGGGCTACGTGTTCACCTCCGACACCGACACCGAAGTCATCGTCCACCTGCTGCACCACACCCTGGGCGAGGCCGGTGATCTTGCCGTCGCCCTCAAGGCCGTGGTCCCGCAACTCCACGGCGCCTACGGCTTGGCGGTGATCAACCGCGCCCAGCCCGACCGCCTGCTCGCCGCCCGCAGCGGCAGCCCCCTTGTGATCGGCCTCGGCCTGGGCGAGAACTTCCTCGCCTCCGACCAACTGGCCCTGCGCCAGGTCACCGACCGCTTCATGTACCTGGAGGAGGGCGACATCGCCGAAATCCGCCGCGACAGCGTGCAGGTCTGGGACCAGCAGGGCAACCCGGTGCAACGTGAGTCCGTGCAGTACCACGAAGGCGCCGAAGCCGCCGACAAGGGCGAGTACCGCCACTTCATGCTCAAGGAAATCCACGAGCAGCCCAAGGTCGTGCAGCGCACCCTGGAAGGCCGCCTGGGCTCCGACCACGTGTTGGTCCAGGCCTTTGGCCCGCAGGCCGCCGAGCTATTCGCCAAGGTGCGCAACGTGCAGATCGTGGCCTGCGGCACCAGCTACCACGCCGGCATGGTCGCTCGTTATTGGCTCGAAGAGCTGGCCGGCATCCCCTGCCAGGTGGAAGTGGCCAGCGAGTTCCGCTACCGCAAGGTGGTGGTCCAGCCCGACACCCTGTTCGTCACCATCTCCCAGTCCGGCGAGACCGCCGACACCCTGGCCGCCCTGCGCAACGCCCGCGCCGGTGGCTACCTGGCTAGCCTGGCCATCTGCAACGTCGGTACCAGCTCCCTGGTGCGTGAGTCCGACCTCACCTTGCTGACCCTCGCCGGCCCCGAGATCGGCGTCGCCTCCACCAAGGCCTTCACCACCCAACTGGTAGCCCTGCTGCTGCTCACCCTCAGCCTCGGCCAGGTGCGCGGCACCCTGGACAAGGCCGAGGAAGCGCGCCTGGTGGAAGCCCTGCGCCGCCTGCCGACCCACCTGGGCGAAGCCCTGGCCATGGACAAGACCGTGGAAAAGGTCGCCGAGCTGTTCGCCGAGAAGCACCACACCCTGTTCCTCGGCCGTGGCGCCCAGTACCCGGTGGCCATGGAAGGGGCGCTCAAGCTCAAGGAGATCTCTTACATCCACGCCGAGGCCTACCCGGCCGGCGAGCTCAAGCACGGCCCCCTGGCCCTGGTGGATGCGGACATGCCGGTGGTCACCGTCGCGCCCAACAACGAGCTGGTGGAAAAGCTCAAATCCAACCTGCAGGAAGTGCGCGCCCGTGGCGGCCAACTGGTGGTCTTCGCCGACCGCGAAGCCGGCATCGACAACGGCGAGGGCACCCACGTGGTGGCCATGCCGCACATCCTCGACGCCCTGGCACCGATCCTCTACACCCTGCCGTTGCAGTTGCTGTCCTACTACGTCGCCGTGCTCAAGGGCACCGACGTCGACCAGCCGCGCAACCTGGCCAAGTCCGTCACCGTGGAGTGA